One Hippoglossus hippoglossus isolate fHipHip1 chromosome 13, fHipHip1.pri, whole genome shotgun sequence genomic window carries:
- the LOC117773465 gene encoding clathrin heavy chain 1 isoform X3, whose amino-acid sequence MAQILPIRFQEHLQLQNLGINPANIGFSTLTMESDKFICIREKVGEQAQVVIIDLGDPNNPIRRPISADSAIMNPASKVIALKDAAKTLQIFNIEMKSKMKAHTMTDDVTFWKWISLNTVALVTDNAVYHWSMEGDSQPIKVFDRHSSLAGCQIINYRTDAKQKWLLLIGISAQQNRVVGAMQLYSVDRKVSQPIEGHAAGFAQFKMEGNTEESTLFCFAVRGQAGGKLHIIEVGTPPTGNQPFPKKAVDVFFPPEAQNDFPVAMQISSKQDVVFLITKYGYIHLYDLETGTCIYMNRISGETIFVTAPHEPTAGIIGVNRKGQVLSVCVEEENIIPYITNVLQNPDLALRMAVRNNLAGAEELFARKFNTLFAAGNYSEAAKVAANAPKGILRTPDTIRRFQSVPAQPGQTSPLLQYFGILLDQGQLNKFESLELCRPVLQQGRKQLLEKWLKEDKLECSEELGDLVKSVDPTLALSVYLRANVPNKVIQCFAETGQFQKIVLYAKKVGYTPDWIFLLRNVMRISPEQGLQFSQMLVQDEEPLADITQIVDVFMEYNLIQQCTSFLLDALKNNRPMEGPLQTRLLEMNLVHAPQVADAILGNQMFTHYDRAHVAQLCEKAGLLQRALEHYTDLYDIKRAVVHTHLLNPEWLVNFFGSLSVEDSLECLRAMLSANIRQNLQICVQVASKYHEQLSTQSLTELFESFKSFEGLFYFLGSIVNFSQDPEVHFKYIQAACKTGQIKEVERICRESNCYDPERVKNFLKEAKLTDQLPLIIVCDRFDFVHDLVLYLYRNSLQKYIEIYVQKVNPSRLPVVIGGLLDVDCAEDVIKNLIMVVRGQFSTDELVAEVEKRNRLKLLLPWLEARIHEGCEEPATHNALAKIYIDSNNNPERFLRENPYYDSCVVGKYCEKRDPHLACVAYERGQCDQELIHVCNENSLFKSLSRYLVRRKNPELWASVLLETNNYRRPLIDQVVQTALSETQDPEEVSVTVKAFMTADLPNELIELLEKIVLDNSVFSEHRNLQNLLILTAIKADRTRVMEYINRLDNYDAPDIANIAISNELFEEAFAIFRKFDVNTSAVQVLIEHIGNLDRAYEFAERCNEPPVWSQLAKAQLQKGLVKEAIDSYIKADDPSAYMEVGQAAAQSGNWEDLVKFLQMARKKARESYVETELIFALAKTNRLAELEEFINGPNNAHIQQVGDRCYDDKMYDAAKLLYNNVSNFGRLASTLVHLGEYQAAVDGARKANSTRTWKEVCFACVDGKEFRLAQMCGLHIVVHADELEELINYYQDRGYFEELITMLEAALGLERAHMGMFTELAILYSKFKPQKMREHLELFWSRVNIPKVLRAAEQAHLWAELVFLYDKYEEYDNAIITMMNHPADAWKEGQFKDIVTKVANVELYYKAIHFYLDFKPLLLNDLLIVLSPRLDHTRAVNFFSKVKQLPLVKPYLRSVQNHNNKSVNEALNNLFIIEEDYAALRTSIDAYDNFDNISLAQGLEKHELIEFRRIAAYLFKGNNRWKQSVELCKKDKLYKDAMQYASESKDTELAEELLAWFLNEDKKECFAACLFTCYDLLRPDVVLETAWRHNIMDFSMPYFIQVMREYLSKVDKLEASESLRKQEEQATESQPIVYGTPQLMLTAGPNVAVPPQQAYGYGYTAAPGYAQPPQPNFGYGM is encoded by the exons CGGCTAAGACCCTGCAGATCTTCAACATTGAGATGAAGAGCAAGATGAAGGCTCACACAATGACAGATGACGTGACCTTCTGGAAATGGATATCCCTCAACACTGTTGCCCTGGTCACAGACAACGCAGTCTACCATTGGAGCATGGAGGGGGACTCTCAGCCAATCAAAGTCTTTGACCGTCACTCTAGCCTGGCTGGCTGCCAGATCATCAACTATCGCACCGACGCAAAACAGAAGTGGCTGCTGCTCATTGGCATTTCAGCACAG CAAAATCGTGTAGTCGGAGCCATGCAGCTATACTCAGTGGACAGGAAGGTGTCTCAGCCCATTGAGGGCCATGCCGCTGGCTTTGCACAGTTCAAGATGGAGGGCAACACTGAAGAGTCAACTCTGTTCTGCTTTGCTGTGCGAGGACAGGCAGGAGGAAAA cTGCATATCATTGAAGTGGGGACTCCACCAACTGGGAACCAGCCATTTCCAAAGAAAGCTGTcgatgttttctttcctccagaaGCTCAGAATGACTTCCCTGTTGCCATGCAG ATCAGCTCAAAGCAAGATGTCGTCTTTCTCATCACCAAATACGGCTACATCCACCTGTACGACCTGGAGACTGGTACTTGCATCTACATGAACAGGATCAGCGGGGAGACCATCTTTGTCACTGCCCCCCATGAGCCCACTGCTGGTATCATAGGAGTCAACAGAAAAGGACAG GTGTTGTCGGTGTGCGTTGAGGAGGAAAACATCATTCCCTACATTACCAATGTGCTCCAGAACCCGGACCTGGCTCTTCGCATGGCTGTCCGCAACAACCTTGCCGGTGCTGAGGAGCTGTTCGCCCGCAAGTTCAACACCCTCTTTGCAGCTGGGAATTACTCAGAAGCTGCCAAGGTGGCAGCCAATGCGCCCAAG GGTATCCTGCGAACCCCAGACACTATCCGTCGTTTCCAGAGTGTTCCAGCGCAACCAGGCCAGACATCTCCTCTGCTCCAGTACTTTGGCATCCTGTTGGACCAAGGCCAGCTTAATAAGTTTGAGTCTCTGGAGCTGTGCAGGCCTGTCCTCCAGCAGGGCCGCAAGCAGCTACTAGAGAAATGGCTGAAAGAGGACAAG ctcgAGTGCTCTGAGGAGCTCGGAGACTTGGTGAAGTCTGTCGATCCAACTCTTGCCCTCAGTGTCTACCTCAGAGCCAATGTCCCCAATAAGGTCATTCAATGCTTTGCAGAAACTGGTCAGTTCCAGAAGATTGTCCTCTACGCGAAGAAG GTGGGCTACACTCCAGACTGGATCTTCCTGCTGAGGAACGTAATGCGGATCAGTCCAGAGCAGGGACTTCAGTTCTCCCAGATGCTGGTTCAGGATGAAGAGCCACTTGCTGACATTACACAG ATTGTTGACGTGTTCATGGAGTACAACCTGATCCAGCAGTGCACATCCTTTCTACTAGATGCCCTGAAGAACAACAGACCAATGGAGGGACCACTGCAGACACGCCTGCTGGAAATGAATCTGGTCCATGCACCACAG GTTGCAGACGCAATCCTGGGCAATCAGATGTTCACCCACTACGATCGTGCACATGTGGCACAGCTGTGTGAGAAGGCCGGTctcctgcagagggcgctggAGCATTATACTGACCTGTATGACATAAAGCGTGCTGTGgtgcacacacaccttctcaACCCAGAG tggtTGGTGAATTTCTTTGGCTCCTTGTCAGTGGAGGACTCTCTGGAGTGCCTTAGGGCCATGCTGTCCGCAAACATCCGCCAGAACCTGCAGATCTGTGTGCAAGTGGCCTCCAAGTACCACGAGCAGCTCAGTACTCAGTCCCTCACTGAACTGTTTGAGTCATTCAAGAGCTTTGAGG GTTTGTTCTACTTCTTGGGTTCCATTGTGAACTTCAGCCAGGATCCAGAGGTCCACTTCAAATACATCCAGGCTGCTTGTAAGACAGGCCAGATTAAAGAAGTGGAGAGAATCTGCAGAGAGAGTAACTGCTATGATCCTGAACGTGTGAAGAACTTCCTCAAG GAAGCCAAGCTGACTGACCAGCTGCCTTTAATCATTGTGTGTGATCGCTTTGACTTTGTCCATGATCTGGTGCTGTACCTGTACCGCAACAGCCTGCAGAAATACATTGAAATCTATGTGCAGAAG GTGAACCCAAGCCGTCTCCCAGTCGTCATTGGAGGGTTACTGGATGTAGACTGTGCCGAGGATGTGATTAAGAACCTTATCATGGTGGTGCGAGGACAGTTCTCCACAGATGAATTGGTCGCTGAAGTGGAGAAAAGAAATAG GCTGAAGCTGCTGCTACCTTGGTTGGAGGCTCGTATTCATGAAGGTTGCGAGGAGCCCGCTACCCACAATGCTCTCGCCAAGATCTACAttgacagcaacaacaacccTGAGCGCTTCCTGAGGGAGAACCCCTACTACGACAGCTGTGTGGTCGGCAAGTACTGTGAGAAGAGGGACCCCCACCTGGCCTGTGTGGCCTATGAAAGAGGACAGTGTGACCAGGAACTGATTCAT GTGTGCAATGAGAACTCTCTGTTCAAGAGTCTGTCCCGCTACCTTGTGCGCCGCAAGAACCCTGAGTTGTGGGCGAGTGTGCTGCTGGAGACCAACAACTACAGAAGACCCCTTATTGATCAG GTTGTACAGACAGCCTTGTCAGAGACCCAGGATCCAGAGGAGGTGTCTGTCACAGTCAAGGCTTTCATGACTGCTGACCTTCCCAATGAGCTCATCGAGCTGCTGGAGAAGATTGTCCTGGATAACTCTGTCTTCAGCGAGCACAG AAACCTCCAGAATCTGCTCATCCTGACTGCCATCAAAGCTGATCGGACACGTGTGATGGAGTACATCAACCGTCTGGACAACTACGATGCCCCAGACATCGCTAACATCGCCATCAGCAATGAGCTCTTTGAGGAGGCCTTTGCTATTTTCAGAAAATTTGATGTCAACACTTCCGCTGTGCAG GTTTTGATTGAGCACATCGGTAACCTAGACAGGGCTTATGAGTTTGCTGAACGCTGCAATGAGCCACCAGTGTGGAGTCAGCTGGCAAAGGCCCAGCTTCAGAAGGGCCTGGTCAAAGAAGCCATAGACTCCTACATCAAAGCTGATGACCCCTCTGCTTATATGGAAGTGGGACAGGCTGCAGCACAAAGTG GGAACTGGGAGGACCTGGTGAAGTTCCTGCAGATGGCCCGTAAGAAGGCCCGTGAGTCGTATGTTGAAACAGAGTTGATCTTTGCCCTGGCCAAGACCAACCGCCTGGCTGAGCTGGAGGAGTTCATCAATGGACCCAATAATGCTCACATTCAGCAA GTGGGTGACCGCTGCTATGATGACAAGATGTACGATGCAGCTAAACTGCTTTATAACAATGTGTCCAACTTTGGCCGTCTGGCCTCTACTCTGGTCCACCTGGGAGAGTACCAGGCAGCTGTGGACGGAGCCCGAAAGGCCAACAGCACCCGTACCTGGAAGGAG gtgtgttttgcatgtgtaGATGGGAAGGAGTTCCGTCTCGCCCAAATGTGTGGCTTACATATTGTTGTCCACGCCGATGAACTGGAGGAACTCATCAACTACTACCAG GACCGTGGTTACTTTGAGGAGCTGATCACCATGCTGGAGGCCGCTCTCGGTCTGGAGCGTGCACACATGGGTATGTTCACAGAGCTCGCCATCCTCTATTCCAAATTCAAGCCACAGAAGATGAGGGAGCACTTGGAGCTCTTCTGGTCCCGTGTCAACATTCCAAAG GTTCTCAGGGCAGCAGAGCAGGCCCACCTCTGGGCAGAGCTGGTTTTCCTCTATGACAAGTACGAGGAGTACGACAATGCCATCATCACCATGATGAACCACCCAGCTGATGCCTGGAAGGAGGGCCAGTTCAAAGACATTGTCaccaag GTGGCCAATGTGGAGCTATACTACAAAGCCATCCATTTTTATCTGGACTTCAAACCGTTGTTACTGAACGACCTGCTCATCGTCCTCTCCCCAAGACTGGACCACACACGCGCTGTCAACTTCTTCAGCAAG GTGAAGCAGCTGCCTCTGGTAAAACCTTACCTAAGGTCTGTCCAGAATCACAACAACAAGTCAGTGAACGAGGCACTCAACAACCTCTTCATCATTGAGGAAGACTACGCG GCTCTGCGTACTTCCATCGATGCCTATGACAACTTCGACAACATCTCGCTGGCGCAGGGCCTGGAGAAGCACGAGCTGATAGAGTTCAGGAGGATTGCAGCCTACCTTTTCAAGGGCAATAACCGCTGGAAACAGAGCGTAGAGCTCTGCAAGAAGGACAAGCTCTACAAG GATGCCATGCAGTATGCGTCAGAGTCCAAAGACACGGAGCTGGCAGAGGAACTCCTGGCTTGGTTCCTGAATGAAGACAAGAAGGAGTGTTTTGCCGCCTGCCTTTTCACCTGCTATGACCTCCTGCGGCCCGACGTGGTGCTTGAGACTGCCTGGCGACACAACATCATGGACTTCTCCATGCCGTATTTCATCCAGGTCATGAGGGAGTATCTGTCTAAG GTCGACAAACTTGAAGCCTCCGAGTCCctgaggaaacaggaggagcaggccaCAGAGTCTCAGCCCATTGTTTACG gcACACCCCAGCTCATGCTCACAGCAGGGCCCAACGTGGCTGTGCCTCCCCAGCAGGCCTACGGCTACGGCTACACAGCAGCACCAGGCTACGCCCAGCCGCCACAGCCCAACTTCGGTTACGgcatgtga
- the LOC117773465 gene encoding clathrin heavy chain 1 isoform X2, producing the protein MAQILPIRFQEHLQLQNLGINPANIGFSTLTMESDKFICIREKVGEQAQVVIIDLGDPNNPIRRPISADSAIMNPASKVIALKAAKTLQIFNIEMKSKMKAHTMTDDVTFWKWISLNTVALVTDNAVYHWSMEGDSQPIKVFDRHSSLAGCQIINYRTDAKQKWLLLIGISAQQNRVVGAMQLYSVDRKVSQPIEGHAAGFAQFKMEGNTEESTLFCFAVRGQAGGKLHIIEVGTPPTGNQPFPKKAVDVFFPPEAQNDFPVAMQISSKQDVVFLITKYGYIHLYDLETGTCIYMNRISGETIFVTAPHEPTAGIIGVNRKGQVLSVCVEEENIIPYITNVLQNPDLALRMAVRNNLAGAEELFARKFNTLFAAGNYSEAAKVAANAPKGILRTPDTIRRFQSVPAQPGQTSPLLQYFGILLDQGQLNKFESLELCRPVLQQGRKQLLEKWLKEDKLECSEELGDLVKSVDPTLALSVYLRANVPNKVIQCFAETGQFQKIVLYAKKVGYTPDWIFLLRNVMRISPEQGLQFSQMLVQDEEPLADITQIVDVFMEYNLIQQCTSFLLDALKNNRPMEGPLQTRLLEMNLVHAPQVADAILGNQMFTHYDRAHVAQLCEKAGLLQRALEHYTDLYDIKRAVVHTHLLNPEWLVNFFGSLSVEDSLECLRAMLSANIRQNLQICVQVASKYHEQLSTQSLTELFESFKSFEGLFYFLGSIVNFSQDPEVHFKYIQAACKTGQIKEVERICRESNCYDPERVKNFLKEAKLTDQLPLIIVCDRFDFVHDLVLYLYRNSLQKYIEIYVQKVNPSRLPVVIGGLLDVDCAEDVIKNLIMVVRGQFSTDELVAEVEKRNRLKLLLPWLEARIHEGCEEPATHNALAKIYIDSNNNPERFLRENPYYDSCVVGKYCEKRDPHLACVAYERGQCDQELIHVCNENSLFKSLSRYLVRRKNPELWASVLLETNNYRRPLIDQVVQTALSETQDPEEVSVTVKAFMTADLPNELIELLEKIVLDNSVFSEHRNLQNLLILTAIKADRTRVMEYINRLDNYDAPDIANIAISNELFEEAFAIFRKFDVNTSAVQVLIEHIGNLDRAYEFAERCNEPPVWSQLAKAQLQKGLVKEAIDSYIKADDPSAYMEVGQAAAQSGNWEDLVKFLQMARKKARESYVETELIFALAKTNRLAELEEFINGPNNAHIQQVGDRCYDDKMYDAAKLLYNNVSNFGRLASTLVHLGEYQAAVDGARKANSTRTWKEVCFACVDGKEFRLAQMCGLHIVVHADELEELINYYQDRGYFEELITMLEAALGLERAHMGMFTELAILYSKFKPQKMREHLELFWSRVNIPKVLRAAEQAHLWAELVFLYDKYEEYDNAIITMMNHPADAWKEGQFKDIVTKVANVELYYKAIHFYLDFKPLLLNDLLIVLSPRLDHTRAVNFFSKVKQLPLVKPYLRSVQNHNNKSVNEALNNLFIIEEDYAALRTSIDAYDNFDNISLAQGLEKHELIEFRRIAAYLFKGNNRWKQSVELCKKDKLYKDAMQYASESKDTELAEELLAWFLNEDKKECFAACLFTCYDLLRPDVVLETAWRHNIMDFSMPYFIQVMREYLSKVDAIKEKVDKLEASESLRKQEEQATESQPIVYGTPQLMLTAGPNVAVPPQQAYGYGYTAAPGYAQPPQPNFGYGM; encoded by the exons CGGCTAAGACCCTGCAGATCTTCAACATTGAGATGAAGAGCAAGATGAAGGCTCACACAATGACAGATGACGTGACCTTCTGGAAATGGATATCCCTCAACACTGTTGCCCTGGTCACAGACAACGCAGTCTACCATTGGAGCATGGAGGGGGACTCTCAGCCAATCAAAGTCTTTGACCGTCACTCTAGCCTGGCTGGCTGCCAGATCATCAACTATCGCACCGACGCAAAACAGAAGTGGCTGCTGCTCATTGGCATTTCAGCACAG CAAAATCGTGTAGTCGGAGCCATGCAGCTATACTCAGTGGACAGGAAGGTGTCTCAGCCCATTGAGGGCCATGCCGCTGGCTTTGCACAGTTCAAGATGGAGGGCAACACTGAAGAGTCAACTCTGTTCTGCTTTGCTGTGCGAGGACAGGCAGGAGGAAAA cTGCATATCATTGAAGTGGGGACTCCACCAACTGGGAACCAGCCATTTCCAAAGAAAGCTGTcgatgttttctttcctccagaaGCTCAGAATGACTTCCCTGTTGCCATGCAG ATCAGCTCAAAGCAAGATGTCGTCTTTCTCATCACCAAATACGGCTACATCCACCTGTACGACCTGGAGACTGGTACTTGCATCTACATGAACAGGATCAGCGGGGAGACCATCTTTGTCACTGCCCCCCATGAGCCCACTGCTGGTATCATAGGAGTCAACAGAAAAGGACAG GTGTTGTCGGTGTGCGTTGAGGAGGAAAACATCATTCCCTACATTACCAATGTGCTCCAGAACCCGGACCTGGCTCTTCGCATGGCTGTCCGCAACAACCTTGCCGGTGCTGAGGAGCTGTTCGCCCGCAAGTTCAACACCCTCTTTGCAGCTGGGAATTACTCAGAAGCTGCCAAGGTGGCAGCCAATGCGCCCAAG GGTATCCTGCGAACCCCAGACACTATCCGTCGTTTCCAGAGTGTTCCAGCGCAACCAGGCCAGACATCTCCTCTGCTCCAGTACTTTGGCATCCTGTTGGACCAAGGCCAGCTTAATAAGTTTGAGTCTCTGGAGCTGTGCAGGCCTGTCCTCCAGCAGGGCCGCAAGCAGCTACTAGAGAAATGGCTGAAAGAGGACAAG ctcgAGTGCTCTGAGGAGCTCGGAGACTTGGTGAAGTCTGTCGATCCAACTCTTGCCCTCAGTGTCTACCTCAGAGCCAATGTCCCCAATAAGGTCATTCAATGCTTTGCAGAAACTGGTCAGTTCCAGAAGATTGTCCTCTACGCGAAGAAG GTGGGCTACACTCCAGACTGGATCTTCCTGCTGAGGAACGTAATGCGGATCAGTCCAGAGCAGGGACTTCAGTTCTCCCAGATGCTGGTTCAGGATGAAGAGCCACTTGCTGACATTACACAG ATTGTTGACGTGTTCATGGAGTACAACCTGATCCAGCAGTGCACATCCTTTCTACTAGATGCCCTGAAGAACAACAGACCAATGGAGGGACCACTGCAGACACGCCTGCTGGAAATGAATCTGGTCCATGCACCACAG GTTGCAGACGCAATCCTGGGCAATCAGATGTTCACCCACTACGATCGTGCACATGTGGCACAGCTGTGTGAGAAGGCCGGTctcctgcagagggcgctggAGCATTATACTGACCTGTATGACATAAAGCGTGCTGTGgtgcacacacaccttctcaACCCAGAG tggtTGGTGAATTTCTTTGGCTCCTTGTCAGTGGAGGACTCTCTGGAGTGCCTTAGGGCCATGCTGTCCGCAAACATCCGCCAGAACCTGCAGATCTGTGTGCAAGTGGCCTCCAAGTACCACGAGCAGCTCAGTACTCAGTCCCTCACTGAACTGTTTGAGTCATTCAAGAGCTTTGAGG GTTTGTTCTACTTCTTGGGTTCCATTGTGAACTTCAGCCAGGATCCAGAGGTCCACTTCAAATACATCCAGGCTGCTTGTAAGACAGGCCAGATTAAAGAAGTGGAGAGAATCTGCAGAGAGAGTAACTGCTATGATCCTGAACGTGTGAAGAACTTCCTCAAG GAAGCCAAGCTGACTGACCAGCTGCCTTTAATCATTGTGTGTGATCGCTTTGACTTTGTCCATGATCTGGTGCTGTACCTGTACCGCAACAGCCTGCAGAAATACATTGAAATCTATGTGCAGAAG GTGAACCCAAGCCGTCTCCCAGTCGTCATTGGAGGGTTACTGGATGTAGACTGTGCCGAGGATGTGATTAAGAACCTTATCATGGTGGTGCGAGGACAGTTCTCCACAGATGAATTGGTCGCTGAAGTGGAGAAAAGAAATAG GCTGAAGCTGCTGCTACCTTGGTTGGAGGCTCGTATTCATGAAGGTTGCGAGGAGCCCGCTACCCACAATGCTCTCGCCAAGATCTACAttgacagcaacaacaacccTGAGCGCTTCCTGAGGGAGAACCCCTACTACGACAGCTGTGTGGTCGGCAAGTACTGTGAGAAGAGGGACCCCCACCTGGCCTGTGTGGCCTATGAAAGAGGACAGTGTGACCAGGAACTGATTCAT GTGTGCAATGAGAACTCTCTGTTCAAGAGTCTGTCCCGCTACCTTGTGCGCCGCAAGAACCCTGAGTTGTGGGCGAGTGTGCTGCTGGAGACCAACAACTACAGAAGACCCCTTATTGATCAG GTTGTACAGACAGCCTTGTCAGAGACCCAGGATCCAGAGGAGGTGTCTGTCACAGTCAAGGCTTTCATGACTGCTGACCTTCCCAATGAGCTCATCGAGCTGCTGGAGAAGATTGTCCTGGATAACTCTGTCTTCAGCGAGCACAG AAACCTCCAGAATCTGCTCATCCTGACTGCCATCAAAGCTGATCGGACACGTGTGATGGAGTACATCAACCGTCTGGACAACTACGATGCCCCAGACATCGCTAACATCGCCATCAGCAATGAGCTCTTTGAGGAGGCCTTTGCTATTTTCAGAAAATTTGATGTCAACACTTCCGCTGTGCAG GTTTTGATTGAGCACATCGGTAACCTAGACAGGGCTTATGAGTTTGCTGAACGCTGCAATGAGCCACCAGTGTGGAGTCAGCTGGCAAAGGCCCAGCTTCAGAAGGGCCTGGTCAAAGAAGCCATAGACTCCTACATCAAAGCTGATGACCCCTCTGCTTATATGGAAGTGGGACAGGCTGCAGCACAAAGTG GGAACTGGGAGGACCTGGTGAAGTTCCTGCAGATGGCCCGTAAGAAGGCCCGTGAGTCGTATGTTGAAACAGAGTTGATCTTTGCCCTGGCCAAGACCAACCGCCTGGCTGAGCTGGAGGAGTTCATCAATGGACCCAATAATGCTCACATTCAGCAA GTGGGTGACCGCTGCTATGATGACAAGATGTACGATGCAGCTAAACTGCTTTATAACAATGTGTCCAACTTTGGCCGTCTGGCCTCTACTCTGGTCCACCTGGGAGAGTACCAGGCAGCTGTGGACGGAGCCCGAAAGGCCAACAGCACCCGTACCTGGAAGGAG gtgtgttttgcatgtgtaGATGGGAAGGAGTTCCGTCTCGCCCAAATGTGTGGCTTACATATTGTTGTCCACGCCGATGAACTGGAGGAACTCATCAACTACTACCAG GACCGTGGTTACTTTGAGGAGCTGATCACCATGCTGGAGGCCGCTCTCGGTCTGGAGCGTGCACACATGGGTATGTTCACAGAGCTCGCCATCCTCTATTCCAAATTCAAGCCACAGAAGATGAGGGAGCACTTGGAGCTCTTCTGGTCCCGTGTCAACATTCCAAAG GTTCTCAGGGCAGCAGAGCAGGCCCACCTCTGGGCAGAGCTGGTTTTCCTCTATGACAAGTACGAGGAGTACGACAATGCCATCATCACCATGATGAACCACCCAGCTGATGCCTGGAAGGAGGGCCAGTTCAAAGACATTGTCaccaag GTGGCCAATGTGGAGCTATACTACAAAGCCATCCATTTTTATCTGGACTTCAAACCGTTGTTACTGAACGACCTGCTCATCGTCCTCTCCCCAAGACTGGACCACACACGCGCTGTCAACTTCTTCAGCAAG GTGAAGCAGCTGCCTCTGGTAAAACCTTACCTAAGGTCTGTCCAGAATCACAACAACAAGTCAGTGAACGAGGCACTCAACAACCTCTTCATCATTGAGGAAGACTACGCG GCTCTGCGTACTTCCATCGATGCCTATGACAACTTCGACAACATCTCGCTGGCGCAGGGCCTGGAGAAGCACGAGCTGATAGAGTTCAGGAGGATTGCAGCCTACCTTTTCAAGGGCAATAACCGCTGGAAACAGAGCGTAGAGCTCTGCAAGAAGGACAAGCTCTACAAG GATGCCATGCAGTATGCGTCAGAGTCCAAAGACACGGAGCTGGCAGAGGAACTCCTGGCTTGGTTCCTGAATGAAGACAAGAAGGAGTGTTTTGCCGCCTGCCTTTTCACCTGCTATGACCTCCTGCGGCCCGACGTGGTGCTTGAGACTGCCTGGCGACACAACATCATGGACTTCTCCATGCCGTATTTCATCCAGGTCATGAGGGAGTATCTGTCTAAG GTTGATGCGATAAAGGAAAAG GTCGACAAACTTGAAGCCTCCGAGTCCctgaggaaacaggaggagcaggccaCAGAGTCTCAGCCCATTGTTTACG gcACACCCCAGCTCATGCTCACAGCAGGGCCCAACGTGGCTGTGCCTCCCCAGCAGGCCTACGGCTACGGCTACACAGCAGCACCAGGCTACGCCCAGCCGCCACAGCCCAACTTCGGTTACGgcatgtga